The Orcinus orca chromosome 4, mOrcOrc1.1, whole genome shotgun sequence genome includes a region encoding these proteins:
- the LOC125964296 gene encoding RNA/RNP complex-1-interacting phosphatase-like: MRSRRRSASCVGLCLGLCVSGPCAGAGGAGLATLALLALGGRHVGGRMSQWHHARGRWGQRRGFSGRSSARRKGGKHIPERDLKRILLQKNVSPPWIFFNKHQEQNEELGLIIDLTYTRRYYKPENLAETIPYLKICTIGHQVPDDDTSFNFQCAVNGFLKESKDNGGRTISQLNSGCLGPVSLLSKFL; this comes from the exons ATGCGCAGTAGAAGGAGGAGCGCGAGCTGCGTGGGCTTGTGCCTAGGCTTGTGTGTTTCGGGGCCTTGTGCTGGCGCCGGGGGCGCCGGTCTGGCGACTTTGGCACTCTTGGCGTTGGGTGGGCGGCACGTTGGGGGTCGCATGAGCCAGTGGCATCATGCCCGTGGGCGCTGGGGTCAGCGTCGCGGCTTTTCCGGACGTTCGTCGGCCAGGAGGAAGGGCGGAAAGCACATCCCGGAAAG agatttgaaaagaatcttgctcCAGAAGAATGTTTCTCCCCCATGGATCTTTTTTAACAAACACCAAGAACAAAACGAAGAACTTGGGCTGATTATTGACTTAACATATACTCGCCGCTATTATAAGCCAGAG AACTTAGCAGAAAccattccttatttaaaaatttgtacaatTGGGCATCAGGTGCCAGATGACGACACTAGTTTTAACTTCCAGTGCGCTGTTAATGGGTttctgaaagaaagtaaagataatG GTGGAAGGACTATCTCCCAGTTGAACAGCGGATGCCTGGGACCCGTTTCATTGCTGtcaaagttcctttaa